One region of Miscanthus floridulus cultivar M001 chromosome 19, ASM1932011v1, whole genome shotgun sequence genomic DNA includes:
- the LOC136529454 gene encoding WAT1-related protein At5g47470-like, translating into MLRRQGEEGQGRINLLEEVLIVGGLLLVQCVLSGYVVFTDHLLALGADPLAVIVVGGAAYAAFGLPFAVALERKRWPSKVSGTLVAQYLLIALGGTTAFQELMLLGIKKTTPAIASAMPNLSPGLIFMAAACFRLERFDKACKYTQAKIAGTVVCLAGAVAMSFLQSPSSSSSSSSSPTAVVEAAGSAGGDDYYDWILGCCCLVAGVTVFALVTVLQAATLASLPAPLTMCCVTSAMGAALTAVLRLVLEGRFLDMGSPNIDATLVAGIVILGGGVVGACTAFQVWCLGRKGPLFVSVFGPVQTVCTAILSAALLRQVLSLGSLAGIVLMFSGLYIVLWAKSNEISADEDQLQGGGDHDTQKALLA; encoded by the exons ATGCTGCGGCGGCAAGGCGAAGAAGGCCAAGGTAGAATAAATTTGCTGGAGGAGGTGCTCATCGTCGGCGGCCTCCTGCTGGTGCAGTGCGTGCTCTCCGGCTACGTCGTCTTCACCGACCACCTGCTCGCCCTGGGCGCCGACCCGCTGGCCGTCATCGTCGTCGGCGGAGCCGCCTACGCCGCCTTCGGCCTCCCCTTCGCCGTCGCCCTCGAGAG GAAGCGATGGCCTTCCAAGGTTTCGGGGACTTTGGTTGCGCAATACCTGCTCATTGCTCTTGGAGG GACAACCGCGTTCCAAGAGCTGATGCTGCTGGGGATCAAGAAGACGACGCCGGCGATCGCTTCCGCCATGCCCAACCTCAGCCCCGGTCTCATCTTCATGGCCGCAGCTTGTTTCAG gctgGAGAGGTTCGACAAGGCGTGCAAGTACACGCAGGCGAAGATAGCGGGGACAGTGGTGTGCCTGGCGGGGGCCGTGGCCATGAGCTTCCTGCAGAgcccctcctcgtcgtcgtcctcctcctcttctccgaCAGCAGTAGTGGAAGCAGCAGGATCAGCAGGCGGCGACGACTACTACGACTGGATcctgggctgctgctgcctgGTCGCGGGTGTCACCGTCTTCGCGCTCGTCACCGTCCTACAGGCCGCGACGCTCGCCAGCCTCCCGGCGCCGCTGACCATGTGCTGCGTCACCTCAGCGATGGGCGCCGCTCTCACCGCCGTCCTGCGGCTCGTCCTGGAAGGGAGGTTCCTCGACATGGGGTCGCCTAACATCGACGCCACGCTCGTCGCCGGGATCGTCATCCTCGGCGGCGGGGTGGTGGGCGCGTGCACGGCGTTCCAGGTGTGGTGCCTCGGCAGGAAGGGCCCCCTGTTCGTCTCCGTCTTTGGCCCCGTCCAGACCGtctgcaccgccatcctctctGCTGCTCTCCTCCGACAGGTCCTCAGCCTCGGAAG CCTCGCAGGGATCGTGCTGATGTTCAGTGGGCTCTACATTGTCCTATGGGCCAAGAGCAACGAGATTTCGGCTGACGAGGATCAGTTGCAAGGTGGCGGCGATCACGACACCCAGAAGGCCCTGCTAGCCTAG